In one window of Gouania willdenowi chromosome 8, fGouWil2.1, whole genome shotgun sequence DNA:
- the alkbh7 gene encoding alpha-ketoglutarate-dependent dioxygenase alkB homolog 7, mitochondrial isoform X1, giving the protein MKLLLRVWKQTPRGATTRCPRRPLSSSGPAPLMVGSTPELVHRLRPQVEVRPAFITEVEEAAFLNELEPGLRKKRYEFDHWDDAIHGYRETERLVWGPGCEAILTRVRSVAFPQGDQLLGPIHVLDLDKNGYIKAHIDSVKFCGSTIAGLSLLSDCVMRLVKEEESHQWLDLLLPRRSLYILRYLTGLGSITIILDQLQFSYDYSDGHFSELQLNCDYFFYPLKVNYVLIY; this is encoded by the exons ATGAAGCTGCTTCTCAGAGTGTGGAAACAAACCCCCAGAGGAGCCACAACCCGCTGCCCCCGCCGACCTCTGAGCTCCAGTGGACCCGCTCCGCTCATGGTGGGCTCGACACCGGAGCTGGTGCACAGGCTCCGGCCTCAGGTAGAGGTGAGGCCGGCCTTCATCACCGAGGTTGAGGAGGCGGCCTTTCTGAACGAGCTGGAGCCCGGATTGAGGAAGAAACGTTACGAGTTTGACCACTGGGACGAT gCAATTCATGGGTATCGTGAGACGGAGCGTTTGGTGTGGGGACCGGGGTGTGAGGCCATCCTGACTCGTGTCCGATCCGTTGCGTTTCCTCAAGGAGATCAGCTCCTTGGACCCATTCATGTTCTAGATCTGGACAAGAACGGCTACATCAAGGCCCACATTGACAGCGTCAAG TTCTGTGGCAGCACCATCGCTGGGTTGAGTCTGTTATCAGACTGCGTCATGCGCCTTGTGAAGGAGGAAGAGAGCCACCAGTGGCTCGACCTGCTGCTGCCCCGACGCTCCCTCTACATACTACGGTACCTaacagggttgggctcaattacaattatccttgatcaattacaattcagttacgattacagtgacggGCATTTTTccgaattacaattaaattgcgattattttttttatcccctgaaagtcaattacgttctcatttactaa